In Chroogloeocystis siderophila 5.2 s.c.1, the genomic stretch TCTCTCGAAACTGCTAAAAACTTATTTCAAGCCCAACGCAATCCGCAAAAGGTCCAAACCGTCACCCAACTTCTCCAAGAAATTCATCAGCAACAAAGTCCCCCAAAATTAGGGGATTTAGGGGGCTAGTTAATTATTCGCGCAAGAGGTTTAACCACTCACCTTGTCGTGACATTTCTTTATCTACTTACTTTCAAGCATGAATGCTCAAGGCAAAGTTTATCTTGTCGGTGCAGGATTAGGTAATGTCGGCTATCTTACGGTAAAAGCGCTACAACTTTTAGCGCAAGCCGAAGTTTTGATTTATGATGCGCTTGTTGATGACCAACTATTACAGTTAGTCCCAGAAAACTGTCTTAAACTCGATGTGGGAAAGCGTGGCGGAAAACCGAGTACACCACAAGCAGAAATTAACCACCTATTAGTAAAACACTGTCAACTTGGCAAACAGGTTGTTCGACTAAAATCTGGAGATCCGTTCATTTTCGGGCGATCAGCGGCTGAAATGAAGGTTCTGATGGCACATAACTGTCGATTTGAAGTTGTCCCAGGAATTTCCTCAAGCTACGCAGCCCCCTTACTTGCAGGAATACCTTTAACCGATCCGAATATAAGTAGCTGTTTCGCGGTTTTTACTGCGCACGAACCGGAAAAACTCGATTGGGAAGCACTAGCGCGGTTAGAAACCCTCGTAATTTTGATGGGAGGGAAACAATTATCAGTAATTGTACAGCAATTATTACACTACGGGCGATCACCGCAAACTCCTATAGCAATTGTTAAGTGGGCTGGAACTCAAAAACAACAAATTTGGACGAGTGACTTAGCAAATATTCAAATAGTCACAGCAGGTGTTTCACTTTCACCGGTCGTGATGATTATTGGTGAAGTTGTTGCGCTCCGAGAGCAGTTAAATGCAAAGATAGAAATTGAATTTCCGGCTCTTGATATGTTACCTGACCAACCTCTGCTCGGCAAAACAATTCTCGTGACACGATCAGCAGGACAATCTAGCAATGCACGCGATCACCTCGCGACGCTGGGTGCTAATGTAATTGAAATGCCCACACTAGAAATTAGTCCGCCTTCGAGTTGGGAAGACTTAGATCAGGCGATCGCTCATATCGCGGATTTTGATTGGTTAATTCTGACTTCTACGAACGGTGTAGAGTACTTTTTTGCAAGATTGGCAACACAAGGCAAAGATGCACGGGCTTTAGCAGGAGTCAAAATTGCTGTCGTAGGTGAAAAAACTGCCCGAAGCTTAGCACAACAAGGTTTACAGCCAGATTTTATTCCCCCAAATTTTATTGCTGATTCTTTAGTAGAACACTTTCCCGAACCTTTACAAGCGAAAAAAGTATTATTTCCGCGAGTTGAAACCGGAGGCAGAGAAGTTTTAGTCAAAGAATTTACTATGAAAGGTGCAGACGTTGTCGAAGTCGCTGCATATGAGTCGCGTTGTCCGCAAACGATTTCCCCAGATGCGTTAAAAGCTTTACAACAGCAAGCCGTTGATGTGATTACATTTGCAAGTTCCAAAACTGTTCAAAATTTCTGTCAGTTGTTAGCAAATCATGGCGGTGCTAATTTAGACTCTGTTTGTATTGCATCAATTGGACCTCTCACTTCTAAAGCGTGTCAGCAACAATTTGGGCGAGTCGATATTGAAGCTAGCGAATATACTTTAGAAGGGCTTACACAAGCAATTGTGCAGTGGGCACAGCGATGATGACTCACCGTCGTATTATTGGGTTAACAGGTGGCATTGCGACAGGAAAATCGACCGTTGCACATTATTTAGCGACGCATCACCATCTACCAATCTTGGATGCAGATATTTATGCACGAGAAGCGGTTGCAATGGGTTCTCCGGTTTATGATGCGATCGCCCAGCGCTATGGTTCAGATCTATTCCTCAATGATGGTTCGCTGAATCGCAAGCAGTTAGGAGACATTATTTTTAATAACGCAGAAGAACGAACTTGGTTAGAACAACAAATTCATCCTTATGTCCGCGATCGCTTTGCTGAAGCAATGCAACAACCGTATCAAACGATCGTATGTGTCATTCCATTGTTGTTTGAAGCAGGTCTTACTCATTTAGTGACAGAAATTTGGGTTGTGGTTTGTTCTCCACAACAGCAACTTGCAAGATTGATGCAACGCAATCAACTCACCCGCGAACAAGCACTAGCCCGTATCAATAGTCAAATGTCGCTAGCAGAAAAAGCATCCCGCGCTGATGTTGTTTTAGATAACTCCTCTACACCAGAAGCATTACTACAACAAGTTGATGCAGCTTTGTCATCAACTATAGATCTTCTCCAGGAATCGCAGACGCCTTCCGACTAAAGTCGAGGCTA encodes the following:
- the cobA gene encoding uroporphyrinogen-III C-methyltransferase, with protein sequence MNAQGKVYLVGAGLGNVGYLTVKALQLLAQAEVLIYDALVDDQLLQLVPENCLKLDVGKRGGKPSTPQAEINHLLVKHCQLGKQVVRLKSGDPFIFGRSAAEMKVLMAHNCRFEVVPGISSSYAAPLLAGIPLTDPNISSCFAVFTAHEPEKLDWEALARLETLVILMGGKQLSVIVQQLLHYGRSPQTPIAIVKWAGTQKQQIWTSDLANIQIVTAGVSLSPVVMIIGEVVALREQLNAKIEIEFPALDMLPDQPLLGKTILVTRSAGQSSNARDHLATLGANVIEMPTLEISPPSSWEDLDQAIAHIADFDWLILTSTNGVEYFFARLATQGKDARALAGVKIAVVGEKTARSLAQQGLQPDFIPPNFIADSLVEHFPEPLQAKKVLFPRVETGGREVLVKEFTMKGADVVEVAAYESRCPQTISPDALKALQQQAVDVITFASSKTVQNFCQLLANHGGANLDSVCIASIGPLTSKACQQQFGRVDIEASEYTLEGLTQAIVQWAQR
- the coaE gene encoding dephospho-CoA kinase (Dephospho-CoA kinase (CoaE) performs the final step in coenzyme A biosynthesis.), yielding MMTHRRIIGLTGGIATGKSTVAHYLATHHHLPILDADIYAREAVAMGSPVYDAIAQRYGSDLFLNDGSLNRKQLGDIIFNNAEERTWLEQQIHPYVRDRFAEAMQQPYQTIVCVIPLLFEAGLTHLVTEIWVVVCSPQQQLARLMQRNQLTREQALARINSQMSLAEKASRADVVLDNSSTPEALLQQVDAALSSTIDLLQESQTPSD